DNA sequence from the Procambarus clarkii isolate CNS0578487 chromosome 9, FALCON_Pclarkii_2.0, whole genome shotgun sequence genome:
GCAaagatatgcaatataaacaggtaatacacaggcaaaaaaaaaaagagagaacaaagtgagaattagacaattagattaagattatgaataaataaatggattcagattcaaattaattaataaaaaaggaaacataattaatcaaattaaaaattcagtaatctcttaagattgtaatacagtaatatcatatggtaataagacaagttggataaggGTATGCAATAGAAACAAACACATATCGCCTGGAAACACTGATGTACTTAAAGCTTAAGAATCCATTAACAATACTGGAATATTAGACAACAAACAAGACTAGTAGCTAATATTATTGGGCAGATATATAAGtgagaaattaaattattaatttttaattcacAAAGTAATGAATTAAAGATTCAGATAATTTGACAAATTAAGAGTTCAAGGTTTATTACATTTTGggaaattgaagtgttagtatcaACAGATAAATGGGTAAGTTGCAAATATTGTAAGGTAAGAATCTGATAACTAGACAAATTAAGCATTcaaaaaattattacattttataaAATTGAAATCTTTGTAGTAATAGTTATAAGAGGGTAAATTATATGTATTTAAAGCCATTGATATAAAAAAGAAGCATTtagtaattaatatatatatataaaaacaaaatttaaatatggttaggctaggtaaggcctgatcactcatgtgttactctcaacAATGATATTAGAAGTTCACTGACTTCCAGTTATGTCACAATCAACAAAGAAAACCAGTAATTGTTGGACACTTTTGATTTCATGTCTTTTGCTGTTCTTTCTTAGCAATAATCGTTCCATTcctggtgtagcactgcttgataagatttgggttttgtttgtgaatatgatgcagtctgtagaggaggatcaacgctgctggtaaggcactcattaatataatatgatgcagtctgtagaggaggatcaacgctgcttggtaaggtatTCATTAGTATCAAGATTGGTTTTATATTTGTAGCTGATTGAATGAGGTTTTACTTATCATTGGGATAAGCTAGTTTAGTGAGCATCTGCCTGGTGCTGTggtgattgtttttatctattctGATAGATTTAATAGTACAGTATCATTAAAGTTTATCTCTGATGTAATCAGTTGATGGGTTACACTCGAACAGTTTTGAACTTCTTGTTCTTCAGGCAGTTCAGTAGAGCTGATGATGAGCAAATCATGGAGTTTTTGTTAATACTGTTGTCTAGAGAACCTGAAACACTTATAAATTCAGTACTACCTACCTGACTACACATGTTGTATTGCATATTAATGGGTTATAAGCCAGTCCAAACATGGTATAAGTATGGAATACTATAACTCTCATACTGGGTGGGGTGGATATTATGAGGGACTGGTGGCTCATAACAGTTGTCACTaacctgtgttggtgagtgtattaataattatcactttcaTGCTCCGATGTCGCTTTCCGGTGACATCAGTTTTTCTCCTGGGCTGTCTCGGATGATGCGGTCTGAAATCTTCCATTAAAATatgtattaaaaattaaaattttaactGATCAATCTGGGTGCGGTTTCAAAATGAgcacctttagattgcacacaatttgatgcCAAAATGATAGACGTcacatgaaaattgatgtcaaaacactggaaagatataaataattatgtggtgataagcgtcaaaaagtgtccaaaagttaaaatatttgttaaaattctatttattgttttattattatggGGCTAGTTTTAAAATATGTGCCTTTAGATtatgcacaatttgataccaaaatgaaagacgtaacacaaaAATTGATGTCAGATCACTGGAAAAAATAGTTAGTATTctagtatttcttttgtttttggctatgatgaattgttctaaaattaatggtaattactgtactgtagtgtataggccgctccacatcccccttatccccccaggtggtccctcccaatgctcccctctctcctgacacaacccacccaccccaccccctcctacaccatgcgcctcgagccacagccatacgggattaatacggtacggccCGCGGCCTGACTTTCATATCCGGACAATTCACTCCTTGTCTGGCTGACTGTCCGGATATTGCAACATCGGCAGCAAGTTAACCGGCCCAGATTTTTATCCGGACAAACACCTGATTTTCCGGCTCCTATGGACATTTTGGCCtgatattgagataactttatccattcacgattttggccgtataagggcattTTCAGGATATTCAAATCCCGGATAATCAAGTGCATAcagtaattattttgtgtgacatggcgttggaattgagctgtgtttttatcATACCATAAATTTTGTGAGTATAGATTGttgtttttttcattttgtttttttaactgtttttcttatatttcagtgatgggaacatcagatcatttgatgttcctaattttctaatgggaacatcaaatcatttgggaatgcatgggacgagggagtggggaatggtggggaagacgaggggacgggagtggggggatggtggggacgagggaaccggggaatggagaatggtggggaggacaaggggacaggggagtgggtgaTGATGAAGAGGAtgaggagacgggggagggggtaatggtagggAGGTTGAGTTGACGGGGGAGTGAgagatggtgtggaggacgaggggatggtggagtggggaatggttaggaggagatGAGGGGGAGGACTAGGGGTCGGGGAagtgggagtgaggaatggttgggaggatgaggggactggggaatggtggggaggactgggagacaggggaaggttgctgtggctcaacaacacacatgcgttgttgagccacaACAACGCGTGGCCAAGTACAGCTAGTAAGGAATAATGTATATTGGATTAATCAGTTCCAAACCACAAAAATAAATACTGTATAGTTATACAATAATTAAATGGAATAAATGCTAACACACTACACTTTACCTGTACTTCGGAGAGTTGATGGCATATGTGGAAACTAGtgaggcagaggaagagagaTGTTCTTTGGCAGGGGAGTTCCCTAACATTAAAACTTCTGGAAGTTGTGCTTCTGatgttctttctctttctcttttctgtcTTTTTCTGTTTCCCTCATTACACTCACTGAATGTTTTCCTTACAAGAAACTTGTCCAAGGATGATTGTTTTTGCCTGTGTATTAAAATGTTTTTAAAGTGAGACATAGCATTGTCATTCAACAGATTTGTAACATAGTTTGTCAAGGTGATAATTTCAAGAAAAGGTTGGCACTTTCCCTCATTTTGCGCACATTTCTTTTAATAGAGAACTAGATTTAGGCATATCAAACTCTGTAACAAGAGGTACTCAGGTACCACTCTCATATTTAGCTATGAGATCTTTCTTTATCTGTATCGTGATTCTAACCATTTTTCTTTTCGATTGGCTCATATCACAAACTTTCATAGGTGACTTATTTACAATATGAATATAAAAAATATCCAAGAGAAAAGTGTAGTAGGTTGTGCACTGAACAACCACTGCTATGGTGAAACTGATGCATCAGGGATGCGTGTTTACATCTGAATGCCAAGCAAACAGATGGATACCGAACATGAACACAGCATCTGAATACCGAAAAGTGCAAATTATGAGCAGTACAAATACCGAGGCTCATCTGTAAAAAGAAATTATGTAAATATTATGTAATTTGTGTttgtaaatacagtacagtattgtattatTACTTTTGTTGTAAATTCTTCTAGCTTAACCAAATATTtttttccacaggataacaacccagaggaatgttcagtgtgttttaacaATTATGATGACAATCAGCTACGGCCTCGCACACTGCCTTGCGgacacacattctgctcccaatGTATTAACAATGCTATTAAGAATGggcagctgacctgccccagctgccaTGCCCAGCAtgctgccacagctgctactcagttcccaattaaTTATGGTATGGAGGCCCTTATCAGAAAACTAAAAGGTATTGAGGTTGTACCAGGAAAACCCATTAAAGCTCCTGCAAGAGGAATCAGCAAGAAGTTACATtccctggtgcaggagcagaagagcatcagcagcagcctcattaccagctgtgaagaggtactgtcccagctgggggagtatcgggggcagctgggggactggaagactcaacacctccagctccaggacagactctatgctctggtagagcagaacaagtcagcaatgaagctcttggaactggaggataccagtgtggtggatatgacaacacaaggagaggaagggaagactcagctgcaggccatgttggggagcctcgacacagtcaacacagCACAGGAAGTATTCATGACCATCAATGAAGTTGACCAATGCAACATGGAGGTAGAAAATTggctccagaagtgccaggaactcttcccagatgtcaagactgtccacacctcagtgaaggtacgctgctgaaggtcacattgttctcacccaactgagtgtagtattgcctctatataaacatttttgacatggagacacatcaagatgagagtagactttatatataggaaactttttgctctaacacctaaaacatttttattaataaagtcaactgtcatcttggtgtttctctacactgtggtcagtgtagagaactTTActtagagcctgatgcttcattatagtccagttactttactcagagtctgatgcttcattatagtccaggtactttactcagagcctggtgTTTCATTGTACTGCAGTTACTTTACTCAAAGCCTAAtgtttcattatagtccagttactttactcatagCCTGATGTTTCATTAtaatccagttactttactcagagcctgatgtttcattatagtccagttactttactcagagccagatgtttCATTGTAGTGCAGTTACTTTActtagagcctgatgcttcattatagtccagttactttactcagagcctgatgcttcattatagtccagttactttactcagagcctgatgcttcattatagtccaggttccacattaaccctcaaaccgctaggggcccaaatggaattcacacccacaggcgcaacaaaaaaaaaatccaaaaaaatcTTTCGTCTtacagaagtgttcatttttgttccctgatcacggaaaaaaaaaaatcataggtggcatattttagccgcaatagggtagggaagtgtggcaaaaaaggggcgttggcagagccttcaccagacgaggtctactccgcccgagctgtcagacggcagttgccacaaatatattattacctaattatttcaatgtctctgattttttcttagtttttttgcagtaatattattccatacagtgaattgtagtatatttatataataaaatgtgtgaaccatcgctgtactcaaaattatggtgtgcatattagtgattcaattattatgttcataaaaaaataaacaaatagttttgctgttgttacactatatacacaggttatatataagtatctgcatgttttgttcaccataacgaactactaagttggtcttgtgagtcaaaaagcaacgaggagtgaccgccaaacaccagcgagccactcgctgccactccctcccactccctccctcaacaccaccaacactcgccctcattctcctcccacaatactgtttttgtatttattcactatacacagacgttatatatacgtatttacatgttttgttcaccataactgtacatctaagcttgtatggtgagtaaaggcacaaagacgtagctactcacacagtcagctgatcggcggccgccctcaaggccagatgcactaatatttctcctccaacaatattgtttgtggtgttattacgctatatacacatattatatataagtatctacctgttttattcaccatacctgtacaaataagcaggtatggtgcccaaagaccatagtggccatcagttaacaatatgccaagtcgtgcagacgacgctcctccctcaccaaaatggcggctcccaacctattcctctcgctgttatctcacaatatacacacgttatatataagtatctacatttgtgttcaccatggcgaaccactaagctggtatagtgagtgcagtcaataaatggtggccatacacagtcagaagacgacaccacaaccctccctccacagtcttactcctccctccatggagcacagcgctaaatatcatcacaatcctgctattttcagaatcctggtcagttttatcacagtcagggggcttcagtaatactatcactgctaaataatagcatgaacaagcatattatggcatttgtaggcgatgctgtggtcacaagctgaacagcggtgctgggagctcgtgctgcgtgccccagccttggtggcttgctcaatactgacactgtaacacccaagaatgttggcctggattttttttctaggtggcatctggcaactatcggtcatggctgtactattgctgcccctatcccaggcggggcgtttaaattatagtgctagacacgaaatcatatataaatgatgtgcgcggtttcggttttgtcactgatatcatatatatatgatatgcgcggtttgagggttaatgtttgtgttggtaatgacaggtgcaggagaccatcagggaggccctggagatgatggccacagagacaggtgccacagctgaccccgtacacctgggagactcagcctctatcattaatgtttgtgttggtaatgacaggtgcaggagaccatcagggaggccctggagatgatgaccacagagacaggtgccacagctgaccccgtacacctgggagactcagcctccaccattaatgtttgtgttggtaatgacaggtccaggagaccatcagggaggttctggagatgacgaccacggagacaggtgccacagctgaccccgcacacctgggagactcagcctccagcatcatgaataaagttcaggaaatcactggagagatcccccagaagcaattaacagtaagttttttattttctctcataggtcatatcacaagatattgagttgcgttttgaggagaggaagcctgttcttaggtttattgggggttccccaaggtcaactactgactttccttaaCGTACAATCTAAAATAGTTGTCTAACTCCTGGATAAATATATTCTGGTAGGTGAACAGggtcatcaggtgaaaggaaacatcggATCCATTTCTGGCCTGCATGGTGATTGAACCCgtgatcctctattgaacccgggatcctggcccccctcacagaggcgcagagagctggtgacactccaccaacctaccgggaaagcatccagaaagacaGCGAACCacagaccactgctgggttccaagagactgaagccttgaaactgccaacaaactcctaAACaataccagcaccaaccccctgccagtagaggggggctggagctacaggtccagcaccaacccccagccagtagaggggggctggagctacaggtccagcaccaaccccatgccagtagaggagggctggagctactggtccagcatcaacccccctgccagtagaggaggggctggagctacaggtccagcaccaacccccagccagtagaggggggctggagctacaggtccagcaccaaccccctgccagtagagagggcctggagctacaggttcagcaccaacctcttgtcagtagagggggggggggctggagttacaggtccagcaccaaccccctgccagtaaaggagggatggaactacaggtccaacaccaaccccctgccagtagagagggcctggagctacaggttcagcaccaacctcttgtcagtagagggggggggggctggagttacaggtccagcaccaaccccctgccagtagaaagggcctggagctacaggttcagcaccaacctcttgtcagtagaggggggagggtgaagctacaggttcagcaccaaccccctgtcagtagagtggggggggagCTGCAGGTCctacaccatccccctgccagtagacgggggggctggagctacaggtccagtaccagccccctgccattagataagggctgaagctataggtccagcaccaaccccccctgccactagaggggggctggaactacaggtccagcactaacccccccgcccccccccccccacccaaccagtagaggggggctggagctacaggcccagcaccaaccccttgccattaGAGAGggtgggagctacaggtccagcaccaaccccctgccagtagaggggggctggagctacaggtccagcaccaaccccctgccaggagaaagGGGGGCTGAAACTACAGGTCCAGCTACACGTGTTATACCACCAAACAacattgaccacaggtgataatggggctgacactgtccacaggtgataatggggctgacactgaccacaggtgataatggggctgactctgtccacagatgataatggggctgacactgaccacaagtgataatggggctgacactgaccacaggtgataatggggctgacattgaccacaggtgttaatggggctgacattgactacaggtgataatggggctgatactatccacaggtgataatggggttcacactgtccacaggtgataatggggctgatactgtcgacaggtgataatggggctgacactgtccacaggtgataatggggctgacactgtccacaggtgataatagggctgacactgtccacaggtgataatggggctgacactgaccacaggtgataatggggctgacactgcccacaggtgataatggggctgacactgcccacaagtgataatggggctgacactgtccacaggtgataatgaggggacactctacaggtgataatggggctgacactgcccacaggtgataatggggttgacactgcccacaagtgataatggggctgacactgtccacaggtgataatgaggggacactctacaggtgataatggggctgacactgtctacaggtgataatggggctgacactgtccacaggtgataatggggctgacactgaccacaggtgataatggggctgacactgaccacaggtgataatggggctgacactgaccacaggtgataatggggctgacactgaccacaggtgataatggagctgacactgtccacaggtgataatggggctgacactgaccacaggtgataatgggactgacactgaccacatgggataatggggctgacactgaccacatttgataatggggctgacactgtccacaggtaataatggggctgacactatccacaggtgataatggggctgacactgtccacaggtgataatggggttgacactgtccacaggtgataatggggggacactgtctacaggtgataaaggggctgacactgtccacaggtgataatggggctgatactgaccacatgtgataatggggctgacactgaccacaggtgataatggggttgacactgtctacaggtgataatggggctgatactgtcgacaggtgataatggggctgacactgaccacatgtgataatggggctgacactgtccacaggtgataatggggctgacactgtccacaggtgataatggggctgacactgtccacaggtgataatgggattgacactgtccacaggtgataatgggggggacactgtctacaggtgataaaggggctgacactgtccacaggtgataatggggctgatactgaccacatgtgataatggggctgacactgtccacaggtgataatggagctgacactgtccataggtgataatggggctgacactaaccacaggtcataatgggctgacactgaccacaggtgataatggggctgacactgtccacaggttgaggacctccgcaggatgagggagtccgtcaagaggctggtggaggctggtcgTGTGGtggccgtcaagaggctggtggaggctggcagggTGATGGctgtccaggaagaccaagatggccgccgctccgccaggataactctacaagacggacagctgtacctccacccactcctgcgtcagccctcgcctgcccacgcccacaccctccaggtcaCTTTATTACACtcactagtcttactgacattactgacttactgagttttgataactaatatgataacattttgttatacagttatTAGCATTCTTTATTTCATTTTCTgtaggagagtgaggttgtgggcgtgctggacccctcctgcaccctggtgttccttgacctcgggtgggcgcggtcaacaagagggcgggtcaccatccggctgaccccggacactccgctggccagacagtttgtgttgttgtgtacgggccagtggggccacacctaccgcaacactaaactgttgcgGGTGTGTTACAAGGGTAAGCCGGGGGAGTGGGTGaagggcggagactacgagagtaatgatggtgagggaggagccccaATGCTACCcgacctccaggggcagtaccggaGGTCAGGTCAGGCAGGAGCTGTGCGGGCCTTGGGTGGGCCTAGGGGTCCCAGGTGTGCCCAGTtcgtcatcaccaccagggacctccagggtggtggccagtggtcacgtgtcttcggtgatgtggtgagcggcttggatgtggtgagggcggcagtcaaccacagtgacattacggaggtgactgtggtggactgtggtgttgtgctgccactctagttcactgtaccaccaccatcactactgtggtgtagtgctgccactctagtttactgtaccatcaccatcactactgtggtgttgtgctgccactctagttcactgtaccaccaccatcactactgtggtgttgtgctgccactctagtttactgtaccatcaccatcactactgtggtgttgtgctgccactctagttcactgtaccatcaccatcactactgtggtgttgtgctgccactctagtttactgtaccatcactatcactactgtggtgttgtgctgccactctagttcactgtaccaccaccatcactactgtggtgttgtgctgccactctagttcactgtaccatcaccatcactaccgtggtgtcgtgctgccactctagtttactgtaccaccactatcactactgtggtgttgtgctgccactctagttcactgtaccatcactactgtggtgttgtgctgccattctagttcactgtaccaccaccatcactactgtggtgttgtgctgccattctagttcactgtaccatcactactgtggtggtgtgctgccattctagttcactgtaccaccaccatcactactgtggtgttgtgctgccactctagttcactgtaccaccaccatcactactgtggtgttgtgctgccattctagttcactgtaccaccaccatcactactctggtgttgtgctgccactctagttcactgtaccaccaccaccatcattactgtggtgttgtgctgccactctagttcactgtaccaccaccaccatcattactgtggtgttgtgctgccactctagttcactgtaccatcaccatcactactgtggtgtgctgccactctagttcactgtaccatcaccatcactactgtggtgttgtgctgccactctagttcactgtaccatcaccatcactaccgtggtgttgtgctgccactctagttcactgtaccaccactatcactactgtggtgttgtgctgccactctagttcactgtaccaccaccatcactactgtggtgttgtgctgccactctagttcactgtaccaccaccatcactactgtggtgttgtgctgccactctagttcactgtaccaccaccatcactactgtggtgttgtgctgccactctagttcactgtaccaccaccaccaccattactgtggtgttgtg
Encoded proteins:
- the LOC123751384 gene encoding E3 ubiquitin-protein ligase TRIM32-like, with the protein product MMDNNPEECSVCFNNYDDNQLRPRTLPCGHTFCSQCINNAIKNGQLTCPSCHAQHAATAATQFPINYGMEALIRKLKGIEVVPGKPIKAPARGISKKLHSLVQEQKSISSSLITSCEEVLSQLGEYRGQLGDWKTQHLQLQDRLYALVEQNKSAMKLLELEDTSVVDMTTQGEEGKTQLQAMLGSLDTVNTAQEVFMTINEVDQCNMEVENWLQKCQELFPDVKTVHTSVKVQETIREVLEMTTTETGATADPAHLGDSASSIMNKVQEITGEIPQKQLTVEDLRRMRESVKRLVEAGRVVAVKRLVEAGRVMAVQEDQDGRRSARITLQDGQLYLHPLLRQPSPAHAHTLQESEVVGVLDPSCTLVFLDLGWARSTRGRVTIRLTPDTPLARQFVLLCTGQWGHTYRNTKLLRVCYKGKPGEWVKGGDYESNDGEGGAPMLPDLQGQYRRSGQAGAVRALGGPRGPRCAQFVITTRDLQGGGQWSRVFGDVVSGLDVVRAAVNHSDITEVTVVDCGVVLPL